The genome window CTTCTTTATGCTCGTCGTCATCACCCTTTATTATTTCCGTTTTATAGGATCTCAGAACAAGTTCGAAGCTCCGTTGTTCTTTCTGCAGCACATCAAGTATTTCATTCCTCCCTTTGATGCGGTTCCGGTCGCGTTTTTACTTCTGTTTATCATCATTTTTACTCTGCAGATCACCAGACGTCCGTTAGACGGAGCGATCTTTTCCGTGTCCTCCACTTTTCTCGGGGTGTTTTACGTTGCGGTTCCTCTCGGACATCTGATGCTCCTCCTCGGAATGGGACAGGGGATCTACTACATCATTCTCGTTTCGGTGATCACGTTTTTGACGGACGCGGGAGCTTACTTCGGGGGAAGATGGTTCGGAAGACATCCTGCGGGTCTTGCGATTTCTCCTAAAAAAACCTGGGAAGGTTATGCGACCGGAATCGTCACCGCGATCGGTTCCGTTTTTATCTTCAACGCGATTTGGGAAAATTCCACGGGCACCGCTTCCGGGATTTCCGGAGTGGAAGTATTTTTGATTTCGGTTATCATTTCTCTCGTGAGTGTGATCGGTGACTTATTAGAATCGGCTATGAAACGGGACGCAAAGATCAAGGATTCCGGGTCTTTGATTCCGGGTCACGGAGGAATGCTCGATCTTGCGGATGCGCTTTTGATCACGATTCCCGTTCTTTATTATTATCTTCAGATCAAGGGGAATCTTGGATTCCAAGTCTAAACGGTATGGCAACTTCCGTCTGTCTTCTGGGCGCGTCCGGTTCCGTCGGGGAATCGACTCTAAAAGTACTGCGCGCGTACCCGGAAGAATTCAGACTTCATTCGTTCAGCGTTCATTCCAATCTCGATAAGGCTCTCTCGATTCAAAAAGAATTCTCCCCCGATTTTATCTGCGTGAGCGACAACCGCGCGGACAAATCCGTCCTCGGAAACAAAATCGGCAAAACACAAATTCTTTACGGAGAATCCTCTCTTTCCGACATCGTGCGCGAGTCTGACGTTCGGATCGTGATCACGGCCATCGTGGGTTCGGTGGGTTTGCGTCCGACCATCGCCGCCATCACTTCCGGAAAAAGATTAGGAATCGCTAATAAAGAAACGTTAGTCACATCGGGTCCGCTCATCAATTCGCTCATTGCAAAACACAAGACCGTGGTCGTTCCCGTAGATTCCGAACACAACGCTCTCTTTCAACTTCTCGAATCGGTGAACAAAAACGCTCTGGAAAAAATCATTCTCACCGCATCGGGCGGATCGTTTCGGGATTTGCCGATCGATCAGATCGCACACGTCACAAAGGAACAAGCGCTTCATCATCCGACTTGGAGCATGGGTCCGAAGATCACGGTCGATTCCAACGGAATG of Leptospira sanjuanensis contains these proteins:
- a CDS encoding phosphatidate cytidylyltransferase gives rise to the protein MGETSKRLASAAVLVVLYLFMIFYAGFYYLQTYLILLVGGYIGIKEFYNLSDRGDDGRPFRGTGTFFMLVVITLYYFRFIGSQNKFEAPLFFLQHIKYFIPPFDAVPVAFLLLFIIIFTLQITRRPLDGAIFSVSSTFLGVFYVAVPLGHLMLLLGMGQGIYYIILVSVITFLTDAGAYFGGRWFGRHPAGLAISPKKTWEGYATGIVTAIGSVFIFNAIWENSTGTASGISGVEVFLISVIISLVSVIGDLLESAMKRDAKIKDSGSLIPGHGGMLDLADALLITIPVLYYYLQIKGNLGFQV
- the dxr gene encoding 1-deoxy-D-xylulose-5-phosphate reductoisomerase, translating into MATSVCLLGASGSVGESTLKVLRAYPEEFRLHSFSVHSNLDKALSIQKEFSPDFICVSDNRADKSVLGNKIGKTQILYGESSLSDIVRESDVRIVITAIVGSVGLRPTIAAITSGKRLGIANKETLVTSGPLINSLIAKHKTVVVPVDSEHNALFQLLESVNKNALEKIILTASGGSFRDLPIDQIAHVTKEQALHHPTWSMGPKITVDSNGMINKGLEVIEAHFLFGVPYEKIGVVIHPQSIAHGIIELKDGASFVYASYPDMIFPIAHSLFHPEPVPKVLRSHPAKDWGKLEFREPDPKRYPGLALAFEAGRAGGTAPCIFNAANEAAVELFLKDEIRFVEIPDYISAALDEIPIDFPDSLEEYEEVDRIARETVRNLKARKAVSAC